In a genomic window of Candidatus Gorgyraea atricola:
- a CDS encoding SAF domain-containing protein has protein sequence MIGVIDYGMGNIQSVINAFAEKAIGKISYGLTIAERKSRIFRRSLFAVKDIKRGETFCYDNIRSIRPGLGLKPKYLEYFLDKCAKRDIKRGTPLNWNLLRRK, from the coding sequence ATGATAGGAGTAATAGACTACGGCATGGGGAATATTCAGTCGGTTATAAATGCCTTTGCTGAAAAGGCAATCGGAAAGATTAGTTATGGCTTGACTATCGCAGAAAGAAAAAGTCGTATTTTTAGACGTTCTTTGTTCGCTGTCAAGGATATCAAAAGAGGAGAAACTTTTTGTTATGATAATATAAGATCTATCAGGCCTGGCCTCGGCCTTAAACCGAAATATTTAGAATATTTTTTAGACAAATGTGCAAAAAGAGATATAAAAAGAGGGACACCTTTAAACTGGAATCTTCTGAGGAGAAAATGA
- a CDS encoding nucleotidyltransferase family protein produces MTKKNNPKKMRENINLFLVNKRLTIKDAMKRMDQAGEKILFLVDKNMRLLGSLTDGDMRRWILNEGVLSEKIDKVFNSNPFFVKEDYDLEAVKDLMIKEKIEWLPVIDRKRRVIDILFWEDIFQKKKKNGNNLNIPVVVMAGGEGLRLNPFTRILPKPLIPIGEDPVSKIIMDRFSGFGCKNFYMILCYKSEMVKTYFSNVRKGYEINYIQEKKPLGTAGGLQFLPKDIAEDFFVTNCDAIIKADYSDIYRFHKEKRHDITLIASMQHLKVPYGVVEIDNPGSLKKIVEKPEYDFLANTGMYVLSKKVLDFIPKNKVFHITDLIHAIKKAGRNVGVYPVSGKSWMDVGQWEEYRKTLTEFNEWVKT; encoded by the coding sequence ATGACAAAAAAGAATAATCCCAAAAAAATGAGAGAAAATATCAATTTATTCTTGGTCAATAAAAGGCTTACCATAAAAGATGCCATGAAAAGAATGGATCAGGCAGGTGAAAAAATTTTATTTCTCGTAGATAAAAACATGAGGCTATTAGGCTCTTTAACGGACGGGGATATGAGAAGATGGATACTGAACGAAGGAGTCTTATCCGAAAAAATAGATAAAGTGTTCAATTCTAATCCTTTTTTCGTCAAGGAAGATTATGATTTAGAAGCAGTGAAGGATCTCATGATCAAAGAAAAAATAGAATGGTTACCTGTAATAGACAGAAAACGTAGAGTAATCGATATACTTTTTTGGGAAGATATTTTTCAGAAAAAGAAAAAAAATGGAAACAATTTAAATATACCTGTTGTAGTAATGGCAGGAGGAGAAGGATTGCGTCTAAATCCTTTTACAAGGATATTGCCTAAACCCCTGATTCCCATAGGGGAAGATCCTGTAAGCAAGATAATCATGGATCGTTTTAGCGGATTTGGGTGTAAGAATTTTTATATGATTTTATGCTATAAATCTGAGATGGTTAAGACTTATTTCAGCAACGTAAGAAAGGGTTATGAAATTAACTATATTCAGGAAAAGAAACCTCTTGGCACTGCAGGAGGGTTACAGTTTTTACCTAAAGACATAGCTGAGGATTTTTTTGTTACAAATTGCGATGCTATTATCAAGGCGGATTACAGTGACATATACAGATTTCACAAAGAAAAAAGACACGATATAACATTAATCGCTTCAATGCAGCACTTAAAGGTGCCATATGGAGTCGTTGAAATTGATAATCCGGGATCTTTGAAGAAGATAGTTGAAAAACCGGAATATGATTTTCTGGCAAATACAGGCATGTATGTTTTAAGTAAAAAAGTTTTAGATTTTATTCCTAAGAATAAAGTTTTCCATATTACGGATTTGATCCATGCTATTAAAAAAGCGGGAAGAAATGTCGGAGTTTATCCTGTATCTGGAAAATCGTGGATGGATGTGGGGCAGTGGGAGGAGTACAGAAAGACGTTGACGGAATTTAATGAATGGGTGAAAACATGA
- the neuB gene encoding N-acetylneuraminate synthase — protein MKTIRIGNRTIGEGHPCFIIAEAGSNHDRELEQAFKLIDIAKDAGADAVKFQTYSAETLYSKKTPKPEYLRNKNLSSRDETLWDVIKKIEMPREWHIKLKQYCLKRDIIFMSTPFDLKAVDELEAVDILAYKIASFEITHLPLLEKVGKTGKPVILSTGMADISDIKDALDIIYKTGNKQVALLHCAINYPPRYEDLHLRAMDTMKEIFKVPVGFSDHTLGITSDIAAVARGACIIEKHFTLDRKLQGPDHPFALEPQELKDMVGAIRDTEKFLGSPEKKKTESEEELYRIGRRSLVAACNIPKGVKITREMLEVKRPGYGIAVKSMNELIGRVAAKNIEEDDILQWEMFS, from the coding sequence TTGAAGACTATTAGAATAGGAAATAGAACCATAGGAGAAGGCCATCCTTGTTTTATTATTGCTGAGGCAGGAAGCAATCATGATAGAGAACTGGAGCAGGCATTTAAGCTCATAGATATCGCAAAGGATGCCGGAGCTGATGCCGTTAAATTCCAGACTTACAGCGCCGAGACTCTTTATTCCAAGAAGACCCCAAAGCCGGAATATTTAAGGAATAAAAATCTAAGCAGCAGAGATGAAACCTTATGGGATGTGATAAAAAAAATAGAAATGCCCAGGGAATGGCATATCAAACTTAAACAGTATTGTTTAAAAAGAGACATTATTTTTATGTCAACGCCTTTTGACTTGAAAGCCGTGGATGAGCTTGAGGCCGTGGATATTTTAGCGTATAAAATAGCTTCTTTTGAGATAACCCACTTGCCTTTGCTCGAGAAAGTTGGAAAAACAGGAAAACCGGTCATCTTGTCAACGGGGATGGCCGATATATCTGATATTAAAGATGCTTTAGATATTATTTATAAGACCGGGAATAAACAAGTAGCATTATTACATTGTGCAATAAATTATCCTCCAAGATATGAAGATCTGCACCTGAGGGCCATGGATACTATGAAAGAGATTTTTAAAGTGCCTGTAGGATTCTCAGATCATACTTTAGGTATAACTTCTGACATAGCCGCTGTTGCCAGAGGCGCGTGTATCATAGAGAAGCATTTTACCCTGGACAGAAAACTTCAAGGGCCTGACCATCCGTTTGCTTTGGAACCGCAGGAACTGAAAGATATGGTAGGGGCTATAAGGGATACTGAAAAATTTCTCGGTTCTCCTGAAAAGAAAAAGACTGAATCAGAAGAGGAATTATATCGGATAGGGAGGCGAAGCCTTGTGGCGGCCTGTAATATCCCTAAAGGTGTAAAAATAACCCGTGAGATGCTTGAAGTTAAAAGGCCTGGTTACGGCATAGCGGTAAAATCAATGAATGAATTGATAGGACGGGTTGCCGCGAAAAACATAGAAGAAGACGATATTCTGCAATGGGAGATGTTTTCTTAA
- a CDS encoding glycosyltransferase: MKIVIITEGGRNVGFGHITRCLGLRSELEKKRIEVCFIINDDVNAAEKIKGKNFKIYKNNEDILRLVRGSDCAIVDSYILNKDVYLEIKNSVRLLVSIDDNKRIEYPPGMVLNGAVYAKDMGFIESDGITYLLGPEFMPMRQEFVNIDKKSTKENIENILISFGGTDFKNMTSKVKDFTSKIFPDATINTIEGDKKIDYVLRLMQEADIAISAGGQTLYELARVGTPALGVCVADNQLNNLKGWEKIGFLKFCGWYNFENLFKNIEDALLHVTSKVVRKEMKKSGQSLIDGRGAKRVAEKIIGALN; the protein is encoded by the coding sequence ATGAAAATAGTTATTATTACTGAAGGCGGAAGAAACGTAGGATTTGGGCATATAACCCGTTGTTTAGGATTGCGCTCAGAACTTGAGAAGAAAAGAATAGAAGTTTGTTTCATAATAAATGATGATGTTAACGCAGCAGAAAAGATAAAAGGCAAGAATTTCAAAATATATAAAAATAATGAGGATATATTAAGATTAGTTAGAGGATCTGATTGCGCGATAGTCGATTCATATATATTAAACAAAGATGTTTATTTGGAAATCAAGAATTCAGTACGGCTTCTGGTCTCTATAGATGACAATAAAAGAATAGAATATCCACCTGGGATGGTTTTGAACGGAGCTGTTTACGCAAAAGACATGGGTTTTATAGAATCAGATGGTATAACTTATTTACTTGGTCCGGAATTCATGCCTATGCGGCAGGAATTTGTTAATATAGATAAAAAGAGCACAAAAGAAAACATCGAAAATATCCTTATTTCTTTTGGAGGCACTGATTTTAAAAATATGACATCTAAAGTAAAAGATTTTACATCAAAGATATTTCCTGATGCAACTATAAATACAATAGAAGGAGATAAGAAAATCGACTATGTTTTAAGACTGATGCAGGAGGCTGATATTGCTATTTCTGCGGGAGGTCAGACCCTTTATGAACTTGCAAGAGTAGGGACTCCTGCTCTTGGTGTGTGTGTTGCAGATAATCAGCTTAATAATTTAAAAGGGTGGGAAAAGATAGGTTTTTTAAAATTTTGCGGCTGGTATAACTTCGAGAATCTGTTTAAAAATATAGAAGATGCTTTATTGCATGTCACGAGTAAAGTAGTAAGGAAAGAAATGAAAAAATCAGGGCAGTCCCTTATTGACGGCAGAGGCGCAAAAAGGGTTGCTGAAAAAATAATAGGAGCATTAAATTGA
- the pseC gene encoding UDP-4-amino-4,6-dideoxy-N-acetyl-beta-L-altrosamine transaminase translates to MKRFIPYARQSVDSDDIKAVADVLRSDYLTQGPKVHEFEKKVADYCGAKYAVALNSGTSALHAACFVSGIKQGDEVITSPISFAASSNCVLYCGGTPKFVDILEDTIAIDPCEIQKAITKRTKAIIPVDFAGHPAELNEIKRIASKYGLVVIEDAAHALGAEYRGNKTGCGKYSDMTILSFHAVKHITTGEGGMVLTNRKDLYDKLVMFRTHGITRDKKMLLDKNKPEWFYEMQFPGFNYRIADIQCALGLSQMEKLDSFVKMRRKIAGLYKESFSDINDITCLTERKYAKSSWHIFPVCIKRNRDMVFDRLRRRGIGANLHYIPIYLHPYYKKLGYKKGLCPKAEGYYKKTITLPLYPVMSINQVERVINAVKDAANSL, encoded by the coding sequence ATGAAAAGATTTATCCCATACGCGAGACAGTCAGTGGACTCTGACGATATAAAAGCGGTTGCAGATGTTCTGAGATCTGATTATCTGACGCAAGGTCCGAAGGTGCATGAATTTGAAAAAAAGGTAGCGGACTATTGCGGCGCAAAGTATGCCGTAGCTTTGAATTCAGGCACGTCAGCTTTACATGCGGCATGTTTTGTATCAGGCATTAAGCAGGGGGATGAGGTCATAACATCACCGATAAGTTTTGCGGCATCAAGCAATTGCGTTTTGTATTGCGGTGGTACGCCGAAATTTGTGGATATACTTGAAGATACTATAGCGATAGATCCTTGTGAGATTCAAAAGGCAATAACAAAAAGGACAAAAGCCATCATCCCTGTGGATTTTGCAGGGCATCCTGCGGAATTGAATGAGATAAAAAGAATTGCTTCTAAGTACGGGCTTGTGGTTATAGAAGACGCTGCCCACGCGTTAGGCGCAGAGTATAGGGGTAATAAAACAGGCTGTGGAAAATATTCAGATATGACGATTTTGAGTTTTCACGCGGTAAAACATATAACCACAGGCGAAGGCGGAATGGTACTGACCAATAGAAAAGACCTGTATGATAAATTGGTCATGTTCAGGACACATGGTATCACACGCGATAAAAAGATGCTGTTAGATAAGAATAAGCCTGAATGGTTTTATGAGATGCAGTTTCCCGGTTTTAATTACAGGATTGCGGATATCCAGTGCGCTCTGGGATTGAGCCAGATGGAGAAACTTGATTCTTTTGTGAAAATGCGAAGAAAGATAGCAGGTTTGTATAAAGAGAGTTTCAGTGATATCAACGATATTACCTGTTTGACTGAGAGGAAATACGCTAAATCGAGCTGGCATATTTTTCCTGTGTGTATAAAGAGGAATAGGGATATGGTTTTTGACAGGCTCAGGCGCAGAGGCATAGGAGCAAATCTTCATTATATCCCGATCTATCTGCACCCGTATTATAAAAAGTTGGGATATAAGAAAGGGCTGTGCCCTAAAGCAGAGGGGTATTATAAAAAAACAATAACCCTGCCTCTCTATCCAGTTATGTCTATTAATCAGGTTGAAAGAGTAATTAACGCTGTTAAAGATGCTGCAAATAGCTTATGA
- a CDS encoding GNAT family N-acetyltransferase, whose amino-acid sequence MTDLVLRKIEQSDREDLFSWRNDKTTRGMSFNKNYISIEKHNIWFERVIADSNRVFYIGEIKPHRKIGVIRFDKTKEGCYEISINLALQYRGQGLGKVFIREACIKLINEKTVKEIAASVKTENTSSVKSFNNAGFTKIEEKNGVTKMHFSGETA is encoded by the coding sequence ATGACGGATTTAGTGCTTAGAAAAATAGAACAGTCTGACAGGGAAGATCTTTTTTCGTGGAGAAATGATAAAACCACAAGAGGGATGAGTTTTAATAAAAATTACATAAGCATCGAAAAACACAATATATGGTTCGAAAGGGTAATTGCAGATTCTAACAGGGTATTTTATATAGGAGAGATCAAGCCGCATCGAAAAATAGGTGTCATTCGTTTTGATAAGACCAAAGAGGGTTGTTATGAGATAAGTATAAATCTGGCATTGCAGTACCGCGGACAAGGATTAGGGAAGGTGTTTATAAGAGAAGCATGCATCAAGCTCATAAACGAAAAGACCGTGAAAGAGATCGCTGCTTCAGTAAAGACAGAAAATACTTCTTCTGTGAAATCTTTTAATAATGCAGGTTTTACTAAGATAGAAGAAAAAAATGGTGTGACAAAGATGCATTTTTCAGGAGAAACAGCATGA
- a CDS encoding acylneuraminate cytidylyltransferase family protein: MIQGKKVLSLISARGGSKRLPGKNIRDIAGKPLIAWTIEQAKNSKYIDRVIVSTDDRKISEVATRYGADMPFLRPWELAKDDSKGIDVAVHAIEWMEKNNTPYDLLILLQPTSPLRRSVDIDKAIESIFLKNASAIVSVCETEHHPFWANILPENGCMKNFLDKRIVNKNRQELPLFYRLNGAIYIAYADYIKSHKTFFGNKTYAYIMPTERSVDIDSEIDIKFAEFLLYDKYFTKKGTND; this comes from the coding sequence ATGATTCAAGGGAAAAAGGTTTTATCTTTAATTTCAGCAAGAGGGGGCTCAAAGAGGTTACCCGGAAAGAATATTAGAGACATTGCCGGAAAACCTCTTATTGCTTGGACAATTGAACAGGCGAAGAACAGCAAATATATAGACAGGGTAATTGTTTCAACGGATGATAGGAAAATATCCGAGGTGGCGACAAGGTATGGCGCAGATATGCCATTTTTAAGGCCATGGGAATTAGCGAAAGATGATAGCAAGGGGATTGACGTTGCTGTACATGCTATAGAATGGATGGAAAAAAACAATACCCCGTATGATTTATTAATATTGCTTCAGCCTACTTCTCCTCTTAGGAGATCAGTGGATATAGATAAAGCGATAGAGTCTATATTTTTAAAAAATGCCAGTGCTATTGTTTCAGTTTGTGAAACAGAACACCATCCTTTTTGGGCAAATATTTTGCCCGAGAATGGATGTATGAAAAATTTTTTGGATAAACGAATAGTTAATAAAAATAGACAAGAATTACCGTTGTTTTATAGATTAAACGGCGCAATTTATATTGCCTATGCGGATTACATAAAATCACATAAGACTTTTTTTGGCAATAAAACCTATGCTTATATAATGCCGACAGAGAGATCAGTAGATATTGATTCTGAAATAGATATTAAATTTGCAGAATTTTTATTATATGATAAATATTTCACAAAGAAGGGAACAAATGATTAA
- a CDS encoding glycosyltransferase family protein translates to MKILLIKDLMMELNSKHYSSVETQKRPEYLEWAGSNIADMANEFVQKNKLLDSYFIKGMNRIFRTSRFELLLKRWIVAYLWDFFSMLDDFLSYHSQLNEELVLEDMPLSRFGIMKYYSRFGLMSKIKWKKQANLLQKIFSISLKSLSIFYLSLSKGLRIYGKRKQYKVMREAIWGLYDTGGNYLHDDFFIDDNKIKKEEFLLFSRGIPKEKGRLKGYHDAKKSPYAHFDLSSLPLGINSFLSRIIPKYIISASIALFKEMYSSNFSLYWSVYLSFIYSAMPYEKVFSNYEVVSELGHNYFSAGHIAEAIICENYGTKYYLMHLSDHAVSINKFLFSYLGCDGLLLWGKAHAEDAIIDDKILKPMGYVFKKFIKEAIINRDKVINEIGIKVKGKVITFFDESFGGRCKMTGDNYVTFWDTALRLAQQTERDNVILIKPKDLSRADNLSRNLLEKFIDIKNKLEKMENVRIITSDKWSFMEVIGISDIVVTQGMTSSATIAIICGIQGMYLDQAQYDHPFSKAFKDAIVFDNPEKILLMIQKILIGKENPLKNIPEGTLRAFDEYQDERGIDLFRDILSGKTRRRVGVIIQARMGSTRLPGKAMRPILNKPILEILVERLRRCKKTDLLSIATTINKNDDIIEALARKLKVECFRGDEEDVLGRYYEAAKKYGLDIIVRITSDCPLTDPSLVDDVIVYYLDNPQVDYVSNVINRTYPRGFDIEVFSFQSLKKASEKAVKPYQREHVTPFIYENMGCLNYEDDRDSSKYRVTVDTVEDFELVSAIYDILNKGAQFGYRQVVDLLDSRPDLVALNQFVEQKAVK, encoded by the coding sequence ATGAAAATTTTGTTAATTAAGGATTTAATGATGGAATTAAATTCAAAACATTACAGCTCTGTTGAAACACAAAAGCGGCCGGAATATCTCGAGTGGGCTGGTTCAAATATAGCTGATATGGCTAATGAATTTGTTCAAAAAAATAAGTTACTGGATTCATATTTTATTAAAGGAATGAACAGGATTTTTAGAACCAGCCGTTTTGAACTTTTATTAAAAAGGTGGATAGTGGCTTATTTATGGGATTTTTTCAGCATGCTGGATGATTTTTTATCATATCATTCACAATTAAACGAGGAATTAGTTTTAGAAGACATGCCTTTAAGCAGATTTGGAATTATGAAATATTATTCCAGATTCGGTTTAATGTCTAAGATAAAATGGAAAAAACAGGCAAATTTATTGCAGAAAATTTTCAGCATTTCGCTGAAATCTTTAAGTATTTTTTATCTTAGCTTATCTAAAGGATTGAGGATATATGGGAAAAGAAAACAATACAAAGTAATGCGCGAAGCAATATGGGGCTTATATGATACTGGCGGAAATTATCTTCACGACGATTTTTTTATAGACGACAATAAGATTAAAAAAGAAGAGTTTCTTTTATTTTCAAGAGGGATTCCTAAGGAGAAGGGCAGGCTGAAAGGATATCATGATGCAAAAAAATCCCCTTATGCCCATTTCGATCTCTCATCCTTGCCATTAGGAATCAACTCTTTTTTATCGCGAATAATTCCTAAATATATTATTTCAGCCAGTATTGCATTATTTAAAGAAATGTATTCCAGTAACTTTTCGTTGTATTGGAGCGTTTATCTGTCTTTTATATACAGCGCCATGCCATATGAAAAAGTATTTTCTAATTATGAGGTAGTTTCTGAGTTAGGGCATAATTATTTTTCTGCCGGTCATATTGCAGAGGCAATTATATGCGAGAATTATGGTACAAAATACTATTTAATGCACTTGTCTGACCACGCCGTATCTATAAATAAGTTTCTATTTTCATACTTAGGGTGCGATGGTCTTTTGTTGTGGGGCAAAGCGCATGCTGAAGATGCAATAATCGATGATAAAATTTTGAAACCTATGGGGTATGTTTTTAAAAAATTTATCAAAGAGGCGATTATTAACAGAGACAAGGTTATAAACGAGATAGGCATAAAGGTAAAAGGTAAGGTAATAACTTTTTTTGACGAAAGCTTTGGCGGCAGGTGCAAGATGACAGGGGATAATTATGTAACGTTCTGGGATACAGCATTAAGGCTGGCGCAACAAACAGAAAGAGATAATGTCATATTGATAAAGCCCAAAGATCTATCCAGAGCGGACAATCTATCAAGAAATCTGTTAGAGAAGTTTATTGATATAAAAAATAAGCTGGAAAAGATGGAAAATGTTCGTATCATAACTTCCGATAAGTGGTCTTTTATGGAGGTTATAGGAATATCCGATATAGTGGTGACGCAGGGCATGACCAGTTCAGCTACGATAGCTATCATTTGCGGGATTCAGGGCATGTATCTGGATCAGGCGCAATACGACCATCCATTTTCAAAGGCCTTTAAAGACGCGATAGTATTCGATAATCCAGAAAAAATACTGTTAATGATTCAAAAGATATTAATAGGCAAGGAAAACCCATTAAAAAATATTCCGGAGGGCACGTTAAGAGCTTTTGATGAATATCAGGATGAGAGAGGCATAGACCTGTTTCGGGATATTCTGTCAGGAAAAACTCGCAGGCGCGTTGGAGTCATTATTCAGGCCAGGATGGGCTCAACCAGATTGCCGGGAAAAGCAATGAGGCCCATATTGAATAAACCAATACTGGAAATTTTAGTAGAAAGGCTGCGAAGATGCAAAAAGACAGATTTGTTGAGCATTGCTACAACGATAAATAAGAATGATGATATTATTGAGGCCTTAGCCCGCAAGCTAAAAGTGGAGTGTTTTAGAGGCGACGAGGAAGATGTACTTGGTAGATATTACGAGGCAGCTAAGAAATATGGCTTAGACATAATTGTTAGAATTACTTCAGATTGCCCTTTAACAGATCCATCCCTGGTTGATGATGTGATAGTATATTATCTTGACAACCCACAGGTAGATTATGTGTCAAATGTTATAAACAGGACATATCCTCGGGGGTTTGATATAGAGGTGTTTAGTTTTCAAAGCTTAAAAAAGGCCTCAGAAAAAGCTGTTAAGCCGTATCAAAGGGAACATGTTACCCCTTTTATCTATGAAAATATGGGATGTCTTAATTATGAAGACGACAGGGATTCTTCAAAATACAGAGTTACAGTAGATACAGTAGAGGACTTTGAGTTAGTTTCGGCCATATACGATATTTTAAATAAAGGCGCTCAGTTTGGTTACAGGCAGGTTGTTGACCTGCTTGATTCAAGGCCGGATCTGGTTGCGCTTAATCAGTTTGTGGAGCAAAAAGCTGTAAAATGA
- the pseB gene encoding UDP-N-acetylglucosamine 4,6-dehydratase (inverting) has product MFNNKAVLITGGTGSFGKKFTEIVLKKYKPKKVIIYSRDEFKQYEMQKHFKEYKNIRFFIGDVRDKDRLLVAFQGVDFVVHAAALKHVPAMEYNPAEAVKTNTLGAMNIIDAAVERCVKKVIALSTDKACNPINLYGATKLCSDKLFIAGNAYSGKADTRFSVVRYGNVMGSRGSVIPFFTESVKSGVIPITDDRMTRFLITLEQSVEFVIKCFSLMHGGELFVPKIPSTKIIDLARAIGPRCKIKSVGIRPGEKLHEVMVSEDDARNAMEFKDYYIVKPSFPWWKDKNHSGGKRVPDGFRYASNNNKDWLKGERLKKFLNLT; this is encoded by the coding sequence ATGTTTAATAACAAAGCTGTATTAATAACAGGCGGAACAGGGTCGTTTGGAAAAAAGTTTACGGAAATAGTGCTTAAAAAATATAAGCCTAAGAAAGTAATAATTTACAGCAGGGACGAATTTAAGCAGTATGAGATGCAAAAGCATTTTAAAGAATATAAAAACATAAGATTTTTTATAGGGGATGTAAGAGACAAGGATAGGTTGCTTGTTGCTTTTCAAGGTGTTGATTTCGTAGTGCATGCTGCTGCGCTTAAGCATGTTCCTGCGATGGAATATAATCCTGCAGAAGCAGTGAAGACTAATACCCTTGGCGCGATGAATATCATAGATGCTGCGGTAGAGCGTTGCGTAAAGAAAGTAATAGCATTAAGTACTGATAAGGCCTGTAATCCTATCAATCTTTACGGTGCGACCAAGCTATGTTCGGATAAGTTGTTTATCGCCGGGAATGCTTATTCAGGAAAAGCAGATACCAGATTCAGCGTTGTCAGATATGGTAATGTAATGGGGAGCAGAGGCAGTGTCATACCATTTTTTACCGAGAGCGTAAAAAGTGGAGTTATTCCGATAACAGATGATAGGATGACACGTTTCCTGATCACGCTTGAGCAATCTGTAGAGTTTGTTATCAAGTGTTTTAGCTTGATGCACGGAGGCGAACTTTTTGTGCCAAAGATTCCGAGCACGAAGATCATAGATTTAGCCAGAGCTATCGGGCCTAGATGCAAGATAAAGTCAGTCGGCATAAGACCAGGTGAGAAACTTCACGAAGTCATGGTTTCAGAAGATGATGCAAGGAATGCAATGGAATTTAAAGATTATTATATAGTAAAGCCCAGTTTTCCCTGGTGGAAAGATAAGAATCATTCGGGAGGGAAAAGAGTACCGGATGGTTTTAGGTACGCCAGTAATAATAATAAAGATTGGCTTAAGGGCGAGAGGTTAAAGAAATTTTTGAACCTGACATAA